In Deferribacter desulfuricans SSM1, the following are encoded in one genomic region:
- a CDS encoding mechanosensitive ion channel family protein, producing MSLFNSNIIKEHFYELIIIAALIVLFFFTKLIIGRLTKKLSINKSLSKTLNFLFIVLVIELAKNKMVFSPFLTKLLSFTEVSLIFLIFYNLIVKIYIEDFLIKHKKKYIKHILIDIVKLIILIIFVLSILRIVFNIDIITILTPSAILTAIIGLSMKDTIGNLISGLIIQIEKPFDVGDWIKVDDQTGEVVEINWRYTKLKTLDNVYLIIPNNTISSGNLLNFNKPEKSLRILLGIGVSYDTPPAKLKQVVSKVLENCIYVDKSKGINIYLKNYNDFSIDYDIAFWIKEYKFLRDAKDEIYSSLWYEFKMANIEIPFPIRTIINKDTSEEKPEEVDKDTINILSQIPIFESISTTILANIVRFSFINQYAEGSVIVKEGDSGDTMYIVLEGTLEVSKSGKKISELSKGAMFGEMSLLTGEKRSATVTAITDCRLLEITKPVFKVFLHNTSLYRNIEKLIEERSKKLKEFDNNDKKLDTQSTQSLLDKFKNIFNI from the coding sequence TTGTCACTATTTAACTCAAACATTATAAAAGAACACTTTTATGAATTAATTATTATTGCAGCTTTAATCGTTTTATTTTTCTTTACCAAGCTAATTATTGGTAGATTAACGAAAAAACTAAGTATAAATAAGTCATTAAGTAAAACACTAAATTTTCTATTTATAGTTTTAGTAATAGAATTAGCAAAAAATAAAATGGTCTTTTCACCATTTCTAACAAAACTTCTATCTTTTACTGAAGTTTCTTTAATATTTTTGATATTTTATAATTTGATAGTCAAAATCTACATAGAGGACTTTCTAATCAAGCATAAAAAGAAATATATTAAACACATTTTAATAGATATAGTAAAACTTATTATTCTTATCATTTTTGTATTATCGATTTTGAGAATAGTTTTTAATATAGATATTATTACTATCCTGACACCTTCTGCTATTTTAACTGCAATTATAGGTTTATCCATGAAAGATACAATCGGCAATCTGATTTCGGGGCTCATAATTCAGATTGAAAAACCTTTTGATGTTGGTGATTGGATAAAAGTTGATGATCAAACAGGGGAAGTAGTAGAAATTAACTGGCGCTATACCAAACTAAAAACATTAGACAACGTCTATCTCATAATACCAAACAATACTATCTCTTCTGGTAATCTGTTAAATTTCAACAAACCAGAAAAATCTCTAAGAATTCTTCTTGGTATTGGCGTTAGTTACGACACTCCACCAGCAAAGCTCAAGCAGGTAGTTTCAAAAGTTTTAGAAAACTGCATATATGTTGATAAAAGTAAAGGGATAAATATTTATTTAAAAAATTATAATGATTTTAGTATAGATTATGATATTGCATTCTGGATTAAAGAGTACAAATTTTTACGTGATGCAAAAGATGAAATTTATTCATCACTTTGGTATGAATTTAAAATGGCAAATATAGAAATACCTTTCCCAATAAGAACAATAATCAACAAAGACACATCTGAAGAAAAACCTGAAGAAGTTGATAAAGATACTATAAATATACTCTCTCAAATCCCTATTTTTGAAAGTATTTCTACAACTATCTTAGCAAATATCGTTCGTTTTTCATTTATTAATCAATATGCAGAAGGTTCTGTAATAGTTAAAGAAGGGGATTCTGGTGATACAATGTATATAGTTTTAGAGGGGACATTAGAGGTAAGTAAATCAGGCAAAAAGATTTCTGAATTATCAAAAGGTGCAATGTTTGGTGAGATGAGTCTTTTAACAGGGGAAAAAAGATCTGCAACAGTAACTGCTATAACAGACTGCAGACTACTTGAAATAACAAAACCTGTATTCAAGGTCTTCTTGCACAATACAAGTTTATACAGAAATATAGAAAAATTAATTGAAGAGCGCTCAAAAAAGTTGAAAGAATTTGACAATAACGATAAAAAACTTGATACACAAAGTACACAAAGTTTATTAGATAAATTTAAAAATATTTTTAACATTTGA
- a CDS encoding nitroreductase family protein: protein MDFYKLVNKRYSVRGYLSKHVEDEKIDYILKVARLAPSAANRQPWKIYIIKDKTVKTALCEAYPRSWLEEAPIIVVFVGLTDNNWIRNDGKDYLLCDVTIIADYFILAATEQGLGTCYIAAFDEAKVKEALNLPENEIPLLMTPLGYPKDGAIRERKRKELGEIVVTI from the coding sequence ATGGATTTTTATAAACTTGTCAACAAAAGATACTCGGTTAGAGGGTATTTATCAAAACATGTTGAAGACGAAAAAATAGATTACATACTGAAAGTCGCAAGACTTGCTCCAAGTGCAGCCAATAGACAACCTTGGAAAATTTACATTATTAAAGATAAAACTGTTAAAACCGCACTTTGCGAAGCTTATCCAAGAAGCTGGCTCGAAGAAGCACCAATAATTGTGGTTTTTGTAGGACTAACCGACAATAACTGGATAAGAAATGATGGTAAAGATTACCTTTTATGTGATGTCACAATCATTGCTGATTATTTCATTCTTGCTGCTACAGAGCAAGGATTGGGTACCTGTTATATAGCAGCTTTCGATGAAGCCAAAGTAAAAGAAGCTCTAAATTTACCAGAAAATGAGATACCTCTACTAATGACACCTTTAGGATATCCAAAAGATGGCGCTATTAGAGAAAGGAAAAGAAAAGAGTTAGGTGAAATAGTTGTCACTATTTAA
- a CDS encoding DUF362 domain-containing protein: MAVVYYASLDNKKLNSPLNKLKKLFKRLQPENIFEKGSLIAVKTHFGELGNTAFIRPIFLRPVIEILKNIKVKPFLTDTNTLYVGMRTNSVDHLHNAFLNGFNYSTLQVPVIIADGLRGENSISINIDGELLNEVKLASDIVHSDGMVCVSHFKGHEVSGFGGAIKNLSMGCASREGKLAMHSVTRPSVHTEKCTACGLCKDACASDAITISKYAEITEKCTGCARCIAVCPQGAIGINWDETAENTSLKMAEYAYGVSNALKGKILYINIAKEISPACDCYPGNDRPVCEDIGFFASTDPVAIDKACYDMVIKRLGYDPFNKIYDYIDPLIQLKHAEKLGLGCLDYELKVVK, encoded by the coding sequence ATGGCTGTTGTATATTATGCATCACTTGATAACAAAAAGTTAAACTCACCGCTGAATAAATTAAAAAAGTTATTTAAAAGGCTGCAACCAGAAAATATTTTTGAAAAGGGGAGTTTGATTGCTGTAAAGACCCATTTTGGAGAGCTTGGTAATACAGCATTTATCAGACCTATATTTTTAAGACCGGTTATCGAGATACTAAAAAATATTAAAGTAAAACCGTTTTTAACAGATACTAATACTCTTTATGTGGGTATGAGGACAAACAGTGTGGATCATCTTCATAATGCTTTTTTAAATGGATTTAATTATTCTACATTACAGGTGCCAGTAATTATTGCAGATGGTTTAAGAGGGGAAAATAGTATTAGTATTAATATAGATGGTGAGTTATTAAATGAAGTTAAACTTGCTTCTGATATTGTACATTCAGATGGGATGGTTTGTGTAAGCCACTTTAAAGGGCACGAGGTATCTGGCTTTGGAGGTGCAATAAAAAATTTATCAATGGGTTGTGCTTCAAGAGAAGGTAAATTAGCTATGCATTCTGTCACAAGGCCAAGTGTTCATACAGAAAAATGTACAGCCTGTGGTTTATGTAAGGATGCCTGTGCTTCAGATGCTATAACTATTAGTAAATATGCTGAAATTACTGAAAAGTGTACAGGTTGTGCAAGATGTATTGCTGTTTGCCCACAAGGTGCTATCGGTATAAACTGGGATGAAACTGCTGAAAATACATCATTAAAAATGGCTGAGTATGCATATGGGGTTTCAAATGCACTTAAAGGAAAAATTCTTTATATAAATATTGCAAAGGAAATATCTCCTGCTTGCGATTGTTATCCTGGAAATGATCGCCCAGTATGTGAGGATATAGGATTTTTTGCATCAACTGATCCTGTTGCCATTGATAAAGCTTGTTATGATATGGTGATAAAAAGATTGGGATATGACCCATTTAATAAAATTTATGACTATATCGACCCTTTAATACAACTTAAACATGCAGAGAAGCTTGGATTAGGTTGTTTAGATTATGAGCTTAAGGTTGTTAAATAA
- the rplU gene encoding 50S ribosomal protein L21 yields MFAIVKTGGKQYTVKIGDVLKVEKLDVDAGSTVEIKDVLAVATEQDLVLGNPVVENAKVEVEVLEHGRDKKILVFKKKRRKDYKKRYGHRQYFTKIKVKDIKVG; encoded by the coding sequence ATGTTTGCTATCGTAAAAACAGGTGGAAAACAGTATACAGTTAAGATTGGTGATGTTCTCAAGGTTGAAAAATTGGATGTTGATGCTGGATCTACTGTTGAAATAAAAGATGTTTTGGCTGTGGCTACAGAGCAGGATTTGGTTCTTGGAAACCCAGTGGTTGAAAATGCAAAGGTAGAAGTTGAAGTTTTAGAGCATGGTAGGGACAAAAAGATTTTAGTGTTTAAAAAGAAAAGAAGAAAAGATTATAAAAAGAGATATGGCCACAGACAGTATTTCACTAAAATTAAAGTAAAAGATATCAAAGTAGGTTAG
- the rpmA gene encoding 50S ribosomal protein L27: MAHKKAGGSTKNGRDSQSKRLGVKKFGGEYVKAGNIIVRQRGTKFKPGKNVGLGKDYTIFSLIEGYVKFEDKGRMGKFISVYPERV; encoded by the coding sequence ATGGCTCATAAGAAAGCTGGTGGTAGTACTAAAAACGGTCGAGATAGCCAGAGTAAAAGATTGGGTGTTAAAAAGTTTGGCGGCGAATACGTAAAAGCTGGAAATATAATTGTTAGACAAAGAGGTACTAAGTTTAAACCTGGGAAAAATGTTGGGTTAGGTAAAGATTATACAATATTTTCACTTATTGAAGGTTATGTAAAGTTTGAAGATAAAGGTAGAATGGGTAAGTTTATCTCAGTATATCCTGAAAGAGTCTAA
- the obgE gene encoding GTPase ObgE, with translation MKFIDVAKIHVKAGDGGRGCVSFRREKFVPRGGPDGGNGGDGGDVYLVGDEGKSTLLDVTFKAIYKAKRGEHGRGKDQHGKKGDDVFIKVPVGTVVKDYENGEIIADITEHGQKVLVAKGGKGGRGNMMFVSPTQRAPRYAEDGEPGEEKILLLELKLIADVGIVGYPNAGKSTFISVVSAARPKIADYPFTTITPNLGVVKGEYGESFVIADMPGLIEGAHKGVGLGTQFLRHIERTRLLLHFVDSSDFETPMDIRYEKIREELEKYSDELSKKKEIIVATKVDAANEEFLDNFRKYIEQIGKKNDYYEVSALTKNGVKELLKRVEKEIISLNEKDK, from the coding sequence ATGAAATTTATTGATGTAGCAAAAATCCATGTAAAAGCTGGTGATGGTGGAAGAGGTTGTGTTAGCTTTAGACGAGAGAAGTTTGTTCCACGTGGTGGCCCAGATGGTGGCAACGGTGGTGATGGTGGTGATGTATATTTAGTTGGTGATGAAGGGAAATCTACATTATTAGATGTAACTTTTAAAGCTATTTATAAAGCAAAACGAGGGGAACACGGTAGAGGTAAAGATCAGCACGGTAAAAAAGGTGATGATGTTTTTATAAAAGTGCCTGTGGGTACAGTTGTAAAAGATTATGAAAATGGTGAGATAATAGCTGATATTACTGAGCATGGTCAGAAGGTATTGGTTGCCAAAGGTGGAAAAGGTGGACGAGGAAATATGATGTTTGTTTCTCCAACGCAAAGGGCACCAAGATATGCAGAAGATGGAGAACCTGGTGAGGAAAAAATACTGTTACTTGAGCTAAAATTGATAGCTGATGTGGGGATTGTTGGCTATCCAAATGCAGGCAAATCCACTTTTATTTCTGTTGTTTCAGCTGCCAGACCAAAAATAGCTGATTACCCATTTACAACTATAACACCAAACTTGGGTGTGGTAAAAGGTGAATATGGTGAAAGTTTTGTTATAGCAGATATGCCAGGATTAATTGAAGGCGCTCACAAAGGTGTTGGGCTTGGTACACAGTTTTTAAGGCATATTGAGCGAACCAGATTGCTATTACATTTCGTTGATTCATCTGATTTTGAAACTCCTATGGATATTAGGTATGAAAAAATAAGAGAGGAATTAGAAAAGTATTCTGATGAATTGTCAAAGAAAAAAGAGATTATTGTTGCGACAAAAGTTGATGCTGCTAATGAGGAGTTTTTAGATAATTTTAGAAAATATATTGAACAAATAGGTAAAAAAAATGATTATTACGAAGTATCTGCTTTAACAAAAAATGGTGTTAAAGAGTTGTTAAAAAGGGTAGAAAAAGAGATTATATCATTAAATGAAAAAGATAAATGA
- a CDS encoding DUF721 domain-containing protein, whose protein sequence is MKKINEVLNETLPKSISKTLSIVKLWREVCGDFISKLTIPLIIKDGILYVATSEHILKNEFSFVKDEIIERLNSFGLGIKDIRIILQFVEKKDTESVKFREITDKEKMIVERYANRIQDENLREKFKGAMLAYFKRYSLKDFINGNLDVE, encoded by the coding sequence ATGAAAAAGATAAATGAGGTTTTAAACGAAACTCTCCCAAAAAGCATATCTAAAACATTATCAATAGTTAAGTTGTGGAGAGAAGTTTGTGGAGATTTCATATCAAAATTAACTATTCCTCTTATAATTAAAGATGGCATTTTATACGTTGCAACATCAGAGCATATTTTAAAAAATGAATTTTCATTTGTAAAAGATGAAATTATTGAAAGATTAAACAGTTTTGGTTTAGGTATTAAGGATATTAGAATTATACTGCAATTTGTAGAAAAAAAAGATACTGAAAGTGTGAAATTTAGAGAGATAACTGATAAAGAAAAAATGATAGTTGAGAGATACGCTAATAGAATTCAGGATGAAAATTTAAGAGAGAAGTTTAAAGGAGCAATGCTGGCCTATTTCAAAAGGTATTCTTTAAAAGATTTTATAAATGGGAATTTAGATGTTGAATAA
- the def gene encoding peptide deformylase: MVLKIVKYPNPILRRKSKEVKEIDGRVIKLIDDMVETMYAAPGLGLAAPQVGVNERILVIDPSAGEDKSKLIKIINPVIVEADGEVIEEEGCLSIPGEYANVRRAAKVLVKGLDVDGKEVEIEAEDLLARAFQHEIDHLNGVLFIDRLSPTKRETIQKHIKKRIAAGDYVLD; this comes from the coding sequence ATGGTTTTAAAGATTGTAAAATATCCAAACCCAATTTTAAGAAGAAAGTCAAAAGAAGTTAAAGAAATTGATGGTCGTGTTATAAAACTAATAGATGATATGGTTGAAACGATGTATGCTGCTCCTGGCCTTGGTTTAGCTGCACCACAGGTTGGTGTAAATGAGAGAATATTGGTTATTGATCCTTCTGCAGGTGAGGATAAGTCTAAATTGATAAAAATAATAAATCCTGTCATTGTTGAAGCTGATGGTGAGGTTATTGAGGAAGAAGGGTGCTTGAGCATTCCTGGTGAGTATGCCAATGTGAGAAGAGCTGCTAAGGTTTTGGTAAAAGGGTTAGATGTTGATGGGAAAGAGGTTGAAATTGAAGCAGAAGATTTGTTGGCAAGGGCTTTTCAGCATGAAATAGACCATCTCAATGGTGTTTTATTTATAGATAGATTATCTCCAACTAAAAGGGAAACAATTCAAAAGCATATCAAAAAAAGGATTGCAGCTGGGGATTATGTCTTAGATTGA
- a CDS encoding response regulator gives MNILLIDDEKSFHDILNILSKKFKFNFYSLYSSNNLEDTLKNQKIDYAFVDLNLKNEQGYVLLKKIKDLSPDTKCFIFSSSNVESLKTDNNQYKIIDKHKLVETITELINKTPDN, from the coding sequence ATGAATATTCTCCTGATTGATGATGAGAAATCATTTCATGATATTTTGAATATTTTATCAAAAAAATTTAAATTTAATTTTTACTCTTTATATTCAAGCAATAATTTAGAAGATACTTTAAAAAACCAAAAAATTGATTATGCATTTGTTGATTTAAACCTTAAAAACGAACAAGGGTATGTATTACTAAAAAAAATAAAAGATTTATCACCTGATACCAAATGTTTTATATTCTCATCTAGCAATGTTGAGTCTTTAAAGACAGATAATAACCAATACAAAATAATTGATAAACACAAACTAGTAGAAACAATAACAGAATTAATAAACAAAACACCTGATAATTAA
- a CDS encoding LolA family protein — translation MRKIKIFIILIFLLIPCVLFANDVDNLINKYSKIKTIQANFLQKTLIKGFGEEYYSGKVYLIKGERLLWNYTSPYWQYYLFQNGVMEYYDSSLKQLMRQKINFENNVILQLIMDLGSLKKNFNVSLLNEDRLKLIPKNEIGIKYILLDFDNTFVKTMKSEDDAGNFTEIVFKDVLINKNIDESVFEIVVPLDTEVFDYTK, via the coding sequence ATGAGAAAAATAAAAATTTTTATAATTTTAATTTTTTTACTAATTCCATGTGTTTTGTTTGCAAATGATGTAGATAATTTGATAAACAAATATTCTAAAATAAAGACCATTCAAGCAAATTTTTTACAAAAGACTTTAATTAAAGGGTTTGGTGAGGAATATTACTCTGGAAAAGTGTATTTGATAAAAGGGGAAAGACTCCTTTGGAATTATACCTCACCATATTGGCAATATTATCTTTTTCAAAATGGAGTAATGGAATATTATGATAGTAGTTTAAAACAGTTAATGCGCCAAAAAATTAATTTTGAAAATAATGTTATTTTACAATTAATTATGGATTTGGGATCGTTAAAAAAGAATTTCAATGTTAGTTTGTTAAATGAAGATAGATTAAAACTAATTCCTAAAAATGAAATAGGTATTAAATATATTTTGTTAGATTTTGATAATACTTTTGTAAAAACAATGAAGAGTGAAGATGACGCGGGAAATTTCACTGAAATAGTGTTTAAGGATGTTTTGATAAATAAAAATATTGATGAGTCAGTATTTGAGATAGTAGTTCCACTTGATACTGAGGTTTTTGACTATACAAAATAA
- the selB gene encoding selenocysteine-specific translation elongation factor, which translates to MGIKSVIVGTAGHIDHGKSSIVKALTGTDPDRLKEEKSKGITIDLGFASFKKDDLIISFIDVPGHEALVKNMIAGATNFNICVLVIDAKEGIKAQTIEHCNIIDYLQIENLIVALNKVDLIDENILEKRLNEIKIFIEQYNFKNIEIIKTSVKDEDSITKLKETIIKYARNYTDNKIDFPFLMHIDRVFSLKGFGTIVTGTTNFGIIKQGDQVFTFPKNLKIKVKSIQNHNEKATEAMPNMRTAINLSDIKKNELNRGFILHKGDYYSTNKFYAQITVFKNIDSNFKIKSNKKYLIFYGTDYFYAKIILLDKKELTPGNTSYAVIMADKNIMTYPTERMLIRSGSPQLTIAGLTSIFCDDISLKKQNLLSLLQYIVKNEIKEALAILTQEQGYYIFKNLHQLFHIPEKEIRDLIKKYDYILFSNIICSKPKIDELIKNIINIIQNNDSINLNDLDDFKNLPDSLKEFLFNRIKNKLSENEFTFTVYTISKNKITPFEKKALVALSLMEKDLSVTNPANLVEKLNISKNEAEKIIFYLQNREKIKKISDNIFIPSSVLNTIVDKSITLAKEKGYVDIKNIKSIIQAPRKTIIAILEYLDKTNLFEKRDNKRFLKNN; encoded by the coding sequence ATGGGCATTAAGTCAGTAATAGTTGGAACTGCAGGACATATAGATCACGGTAAATCTTCAATTGTAAAAGCTTTAACAGGGACAGATCCTGATAGATTAAAAGAAGAAAAATCTAAAGGGATAACCATAGATTTAGGATTTGCTTCTTTTAAGAAAGATGACTTGATTATTTCATTTATCGATGTCCCAGGCCATGAAGCTTTAGTAAAAAATATGATTGCTGGTGCAACAAATTTTAATATTTGTGTCCTTGTAATAGATGCAAAAGAAGGTATAAAAGCTCAGACTATAGAACATTGCAATATTATTGATTACCTCCAAATAGAAAACCTAATAGTAGCTTTAAATAAAGTTGACCTAATAGATGAAAATATTTTAGAAAAAAGACTAAATGAAATAAAAATATTTATTGAGCAATATAACTTTAAAAATATTGAGATTATTAAAACTTCTGTTAAAGACGAAGATTCAATTACAAAATTAAAAGAAACTATCATAAAATATGCCAGAAATTACACTGATAATAAGATCGATTTCCCTTTTTTGATGCATATTGATAGAGTGTTTAGTTTAAAAGGTTTTGGAACGATAGTTACAGGGACAACAAATTTTGGTATAATAAAACAGGGTGATCAAGTATTTACATTCCCAAAAAATTTAAAAATAAAAGTTAAATCTATCCAAAATCACAATGAAAAAGCTACAGAAGCAATGCCAAATATGCGCACCGCAATTAATTTAAGCGATATCAAAAAAAATGAATTAAACAGAGGTTTTATATTACATAAAGGGGACTATTACTCTACAAACAAGTTTTATGCTCAAATAACCGTTTTTAAAAATATAGATTCAAATTTTAAAATTAAATCAAATAAGAAATATTTAATATTTTACGGCACAGATTATTTTTACGCAAAAATTATCCTTTTGGATAAAAAAGAATTAACTCCTGGTAATACCTCATATGCTGTAATAATGGCAGATAAAAATATTATGACATACCCAACAGAAAGAATGCTAATTAGAAGTGGTTCTCCTCAGCTTACTATTGCAGGATTAACCTCCATATTTTGTGATGATATCTCATTAAAAAAACAAAACTTATTATCTCTCCTTCAATATATAGTTAAAAATGAAATAAAAGAAGCTCTAGCGATTTTAACTCAGGAACAAGGTTATTACATCTTCAAAAATTTACATCAACTTTTTCATATCCCTGAAAAAGAAATAAGAGATTTAATCAAAAAGTATGATTATATACTATTTTCCAATATAATTTGTTCTAAACCTAAAATAGATGAATTAATAAAAAATATAATCAATATTATTCAAAATAATGATAGTATAAACCTAAATGATCTTGACGATTTTAAAAATCTTCCGGATAGTTTAAAGGAATTTTTATTTAATAGGATAAAAAATAAACTTTCAGAAAATGAGTTCACATTTACAGTTTATACAATTTCAAAAAATAAAATAACCCCTTTTGAAAAAAAAGCTTTAGTAGCATTGTCACTTATGGAAAAAGATCTTTCTGTAACAAACCCAGCAAATCTAGTAGAGAAACTTAATATTTCTAAAAATGAAGCTGAAAAAATAATCTTTTATCTTCAAAACAGAGAAAAAATTAAAAAGATTTCAGATAATATTTTTATTCCATCTTCAGTTTTAAATACAATAGTTGACAAAAGTATTACTCTAGCAAAAGAGAAAGGTTATGTAGATATAAAAAATATAAAATCGATTATTCAAGCCCCCAGAAAAACAATCATTGCCATATTAGAATATTTAGACAAAACAAATCTTTTCGAAAAAAGAGATAACAAAAGATTTTTAAAAAATAATTAA